The Mailhella massiliensis DNA segment GGTGCGATTCCTCCCTCACCATGACCGCTCTGCCTGCGCTGAGCTTCGACGCCCTGCCCGTACTCTGGGAGGATGCGGTTCTTCTTTCCGCAAAGACAACGCTGCAGAAGCTCATTGCTCTGGCCGGGGAACTGGGACTGCTTTTTCCGCGCAACCGCTGGCTCCTCGGCTGGCGCTCCGGCGTGCCGGGAGCACAGTTCAACAGCCTGAACGCCGCCCTGTCCACCACGCTCAGCCTCCCGCCCGACACGTGCAGGATCCACATCTGGAAGGAAAAGCGGAACGACTTTGAAAAAGCCTTCGCCCTGTTCGCCCAGGGCGCCCGAAGCTGGCTTCTGGCCCGCCGTCTGGCCGACACGCTGGCCGATTCCGCACCGGGTATGCTCCCGCGTGAACTTCTGGTGGATCAGCGCAGCGCGCTCTTCGGCTCCCCCATGTTCGGCGGAGGACTCAGCGAACAGCTTCTGGACATGCTGGAAGACCTGGTATGCTCTTCCTCCTGCCCGGCAGCATAAGCAGCCGTCTTCGACCGCAGCGCCGGAACACGACGTTCCCGCAAGGAACGCCCGGTATAAAAAAAGCCTTTCCCGGAAAAGGGAAAGGCGAAAAAACAACGCCCGGAGGCGGAGCATGGTTTCAGCGTTTCCCGCTTCTCAGGCTGAAGCCGAGAAGCGCGGCTCCCGAAGCCACGGCCGCAAGCGCGGCCCAGAAAAGGGCCTTCACGTCCCGTGCGAGCACATAGCCCCACAGACCGGTATGCACACCGCCCCTTCCATCCACGAGCTGCACGGGAAAGAGCTCGGAATAAATCCACATGGTCAGAAGACCGCCCGCCCCGATGAGAAAGACAAGCACCCCGGCGGCCAGCACAATATGGCGCACGGTGCTGCTCATGGGTGCGGAGGGCGCGGATTCCCGTTCGCTCTTCTCCTCCGCAGGCATTTCCGCGGGAGGCAGCTCTCCCGTTTCCGGGGGAACCTCGGAAAGCTCGACCTGATCCCGCAGCAGAAAATCAAGGCTCACGCCGAGGGTATCGGCCAGCTCCACCAGGCGGTCGAGATCGGGAGCGGAAAGGCCGGTTTCCCATTTCGTGACGGACTGCCGGGAAACACCCATGCGCTGGGCGAGTTCTTCCTGCGACATCCCCAGGGCTTTGCGCCTGGCCTGTATTTTTCCGTATAGCTGGAGATCTTTCCTCATAAGATTCCGTGGGCTGACAGCATTTCCGGGCAAAGGCGGCCTGCGCCGCCCTTCCTTTCAGGCACGGCGGCCGCGCGCCGGGGGACCGGTACGGCGCGCCCGGCCGCCATGATTACGACTTGCTTCCACTATTTGAAGCGTTCCATGGCCTTATCGTAAAAAACGCACAGGGCGTCGAGATCCTGCTTCTGCTGAAGCTGGAGCAGTTCCGGCTGCAGTTCCTGCATGATCTTCGCATAGTTCTCCGGGTTCTTCTGCGATTCTTCCTGAATGACCTGGGAGAAGGCAAGGGCCTTCTGCTGGGCTTCTTCAGGGCTGCATCCGGCCTCGGCCAGAGAAGAGAAGCCAAGGACAAGGGCCAGGGCCGCGCACGAAGCCAACATTTTCCTGTTCATAGGAACTCCTGTGGTTTTATGGCACACTGCCAGGTTTGAGCGGCAGGCCGGCTTTCCGGCCCGTCATCTGACAGGCCGCCACCGAAGGAAAAGTTCCCCTTCCATGGAGTCGCGGGAAAAGCCCCGTGGCGCCAGGCCGCCGAATGACGGCCAGAAATTAACGCCATCGTGAAGCATTCTCCACCAACCGGAAGTTTCCTTTCCGGCAACTATCGGGTGCATATACATGATTTCAGATAATTAGCATAAGATATTTTCCCTCGCTACCGTTTTTTGGCAACCGCAGGTTGCGGGAAACAACAGGTTGCAAAGGAAGAAAAAAGGAGATTAACGCAAAAAAGGCGGAGCCTTCGCCCCGCCTTGCGCACTCATTTCACGTCCGTCACATGTCTATGCCCATCCAGGTTTTCGCCGCCCAGCCGATGAAGAAGGAAACGGCGGCGACGCCGAAACTGATGGAAAGCATCTCCATGAACTGCGGGCGGAAGCTCTCGCGCCGCACCACGGAAACAAAGAAGGTGAACAGACAGATGATGCAGGCCGCATTGAACAGGCAGCAGGCCAGCGCCGCATAGGGCGACGTGAAGACCACATAGGGCAGAAGCAGCAGCGCCACCGTGATCATATAGGCTATGCCGGTGTACACGGCGGCCTTGAAGGGATGCTTCTCCCCGGGTTCCGCCTTCTTGGCGAGATATTCCGAGGCCGCCATGGACAAGGTGGCAGACACGCCGGTGATGAAGCCCGCAAGCCCCACGGTGTCGTTGCTGCCGAGAGCCAGGGTGAAGCCCGCAAGCGCGCCGGTAAGTTCCACCAGCGCGTCGTTGAGGCCGAGAACCATGCTGCCTATGTACTTCAGCCTTTCCTCGTCCACCATTTCGGCAAGGCGCCGTTCATGGCGTTCCTCTTCCTCCATGATGCCCTGCGCCTCCGGCACGTCCTCGATGAGACCGGCATAGCGCTTTCCCGCATGATCCTCCCCGGATTCCAGCAGATTGATGACGAAGGTCAGGCCGAAGATCCAGCTCATGACACAGTAGAACATCACCTTGAAACGCTTCGCTTCCGCCTTTCTGCCGGTGTAGCGGCCCCATACCTCGCAGTGCTTTTCCTCGTCGGCGGCCATGCGGCGCAGCACTTCGCCGTTTTCACCGCCGACGCGCCCTGCAAGGATGGCATAGATTTCACTGTCCGTTTTTTCATTGACCTGCATCTCTTCCAGCAGGCGCAGCGTACTTTCCTTCATATCACGCTCCCCCGGCGTATATCACGCCTTTTTCAGGGGGATACGCCAAGCGCTCACCGCTGGCAACCTCGAAAAGGCGCCTCCGCCGCACGCTCCGCTGCGGAACATTCCACGCGGGCTTCCGCAGTATCGCTTTCCCCGCTTCTGCCGGAAAAAAGAGGGGGAAGCGTCGCTTCCCCCTTCTTCTCCGCCGTGCGATATGCTTCCGCGGAGTTCCGCGCCCCGGCCGGAAGAGCATCCTTCCGGCCGGAGTCCGCTTCGCACGGCCTTACGGCAGAAATCAGATGACGTTGCCCGCGCACCAGCCGGTATCGGTGGCGTTGCGGATGTTGGCCGGTCCCATGCAGTCGCCGGCATTGATCACATCGAACGCCGTCCCCCGGAAGGAATCGCGCAGTTCGGCCAGAGGCCTGGAACCGGCGGAAATGATGACGGTATCGGCCTTGAAGAAGACTTCCCTGCCGTCCTTGTCCTTTCCGGCCACGCCTTCGGGAGTGATTTCCGTGCACAGGCAGTCCACATGCACCTGTACGCCGTTTTTCACCATGTGTTCCTCAAGGCTCATGCGTTCGGCGATTTCCGACTTGGGAGCGAAGAAGTGGCCCATTTCCAGAATGGTGACCTTTCTGCCCTTTTCCGCCAGGGAAATGCCCAGTTCGCAGCCCACGGAACCGCCGCCGACCACGACGATGTTCTCGCCCATCTTGTCCTCGTTGCTGAACACGTCCCAGGCCATGACCACGTTCTTTCCGTCGATGCCCGGAATGGGCGGAACGGCCTGCTCCGCGCCCACGGCCACGATGACGGCGTCGTAATTGGCCTCGGAGATCATGTTCGCGGTGACTTCGGACTCCAGAAGAATCTTGATGCCCTCGCGCTGACGAACCTGATGGATGAAGTATTCCCGCAGAGCCAGAATTTCCTTCTTGAACCACAGATGTTCGGGATAGATGGCCGTCTGCCCACCGAGGAAGGCGCGCTTTTCAAACAGCGTTACGTCGTGCCCCTTGTCCGCAGCGGAAATGGCGGCCTGCATACCGGCGATGCCGCCGCCGATGACGGCGACGCGCTTGCGGCCGTTGAAGCGGAAGGCACGCACACGGGCACTGCCCTGTCCCACCAGGGGGTTCACGGAACAGCGGTTGTCGAAGGTGGCGTCGTTCAGGATGGTCACTTTCGTGGTAAGGGCGTTGCGGCGACCGCCGTCCACGCAGAAATCGCAGTGGATGCAGGGGCGGATATCCTTTTCGCGTCCGGCGCGCACCTTGTTGACCCATTCGGGGTCGGCAATGGCCTGACGGGCCATGAGAATGTAGTCGGCCTTGCCTTCGGCCAGAATGCTTTCCGCAAGTTCGGGACTATGCACGGAGCCGATGACGCCCACGGGCTTCTTCACGCCCGCCTTCTTGAGGGCGACGGAACCGTCCACGTTGTGGCCGGGAGTCACGAAGCAGGTGGGGTGCATCTTCGGGCGGGCATGGGCGTCCAGACGGGTGCCGCAGGAAACGTGGAACATGTCCACATATTCCTCCATGATGAGCGCCTGCTGCGCCGCGTCTTCCGGGGTGATGCCGCCTTCGGCCCTGTCGTTGCCGTTCATGCGGATTTCAATGACCATGGAGTCGCCGACGACTTCGCGGATGCGCTTGATGACCATGAGCGGGAAGCGTACGCGGTTCTCCACGGAACCGCCGTAGGCATCGGTGCGGTGATTGCTCAGAGGCGAGAGGAAGTTGTTCATCAGCCAGCCGTGCCCGTAATGCAGCATGATGGCGTCGAACCCGGCCCTCTTGGCGTCGGCCGCGGCGGTGACGTACATCTTCGCCACGTCCTCCATGTCCTCTTCCGTCATTTCGCGTACCATGCGGCCGTTGTACATGAAGGAACTCGGCCCCATGAGGTCGCAGGTTCCGGCCAGAGCACAGATGCCGGGATGATAGATTTCGCAGGCCGTGTTCATGCCGAAGGCGTGAACGGAACGCTGAAGAATGTGCATGAACGTGAAGCCCTTGGACTTTTCATCCAGCCGGATGGTGCCGAAATGCGCGCTGTGGCTGGGCACTTCCACAGGAACGGCGCAGGAGGCGAAGCCGCCGCGGGCAAGATCCGTATAATAGTCCACGCCGTAATCGTTGATGGTACCGTTGGCATCCGTGGAATAGGCTCCGGAAACCTGCATGGGGCCGACCATGATGCGGTTTTTATAGACAAGCTTCTTTTTGCCTACGGTCAGAGGCTGAAACAGGTGGGGATACTTTTCCAGATACAGCGGCTTGGACATGGGATTCCTCCTCGGATAATACGTTCAAGATCAGCTTGTATCATCGTTATACGGAGTTCCCTTTCCGCCATCTATTGACCACAGGATGATAGTGGTATAAAAAATTATTTGATACTGAACAGATCCTTCCGCCGCAGGGCGGACCTGCCTTCATGCACAAGGAGCGGGAATGCAGCTTCGTTATCTTGAGTATTTCGTTCAGGCCGTGGAGTGCCGGTCGCTGAACAGAGCGGCGCGCAAACTCGACGTCAGCCCGCAGGCGCTGTGCGCAGGCGTGGCCGCGCTGGAAAAAAAACTGGGATACGCCCTGCTTGAGCGCTCCCCCATGGGGGTAAGGCCCACCAAGAACGGAGAAATCGTTTTTCAGGACGCCCGCGACATACGGGACACCATCCACAAATGGCTCCAGCTTTCCCCCCGTCAGCCGGAAAAAGACACCGTCATGGTCAAGCTCGGCGCCTCCACCACGCTCATGCGCTGGCTGGTGCCGCAGGTGGTGCTTCAGGTCAAGAAGCTCTACCCCCACATTTACTTCAATCTTCTGGAATCGTTTGTGGAACAGGTATTTCACACCGTGGTCGACCAGCGTATGCTCGGCCTCATCACCTGCGTGAACGAAAGGGTGGAAAGCACCTATCGCGTGCGCCTCGCCCAGAACGACATGACCTTCATGGAAGGCCCGGAAGACGGGTGCGCCGTCATCATCAACAAATCCCATCCGTTCGCCGAACGTCCCATGCTCACCCTGAAGGATCTTGCGGAACTGCGCCTCGCCTTCAATCCACAGCGCGACCAGTACTTCGTTTACCGCGACATCTGCCCGCACTTCGCCCCTTCGGGCATCATTCATATCCCGGAACAGGAAAACCTGCTCCGGCTTATTTCCATGGACGTTTCCACCGCCGCAGTGCTGCCGCGCAGCGTTCTGCTCGCTCCCGGCGGCTGGGCGCAGAAGGTATGCGCCAAGGATGTGGAGGATTTTCCCATGCCGGGCCGCATCTGGCTCATCTATCCCAGGGACATGCGCTCCTCGGAAAAACTCGTACAGGAAAGCATCGCAGATCTTCTGGAGCAGCTGAAAAAGGAAGAACTCCCGCTTTGATGCCGTCGGAGACTTCCTCTCCATGCGCAGCGTGCAGGCGCTTTTCCCAGTCTTTCCGCACACGAAGAAGGCCCCGCCTTTCGACGGGGCCTTTTCTCTGCAAAAGAGCTTCCATAAACTCAGGTCCGAAGCGCACGCGCAAAGCCGGGGGCCGGCGCGTGCGCAAAGAACACCTTACTTGCCGCCGTACTGCGCGTTGGCTTCCTCCATGCACTTTTCAAACAGGGCAAGGGCTTCCTTGGCGCGGGTGAAACCGCGCTTTTCCATGGAAGCGATCCAGTTCTGCTGGAACGGCTCCAGGAACTTCGCCATCTTGGCCTGTTCCTCGGCGGGCATTTCGTTCATGCGGCACTTTCCGTTGGAAAGCACATAGTCCACGGAATCCTTGATGCTCGCGTCCACGGCGGTAGCGATGGCCCGGGACATGGCCTCGCCGGTGGTCTCTTCCAGAATCTTCTGAAGATCGGCGGGCAGAGATTCCCACACGGAACGGTTCATGACCATGTAATGATAACCGGGAGCGATGGGGTAGTTCAGAATTTCCGTAAGCACCTCATAGAGCTTGAAGGGCTTGAGAATGGTGAGCGCCATGAGGGACGTATCGGTCTGACCGCGCTGAATGCTCATGTAGATGTCCGGCGGAGCGACGAAGATGGGAACCGCGCCGAAGGTGGTGATGAGTTCGTCCGCACCGGAGATGTGATAGTTGATCTTTCTGCCCTTCAGATCGTCGACCTTGGTGATGGGCGTCCTGGAAGTGAGCATCATGGGGCCTGTGCTCCAGATGGTGAGCAGCTTCATTTCCTTGTTGTCCAGCTCGGCCTTCACCCAGTCGTTCTTCGTAACGTAGTTGTAGAAGCCCATGGAGGCGGCCATGCTGCTGTTGCCGGGCACATTGGCTTCACCGGTGTCGGAGTAGCCGTACAGGCCGGGATTGGCGCCGAAGAGACTGTGGCCTATATCCACGCGGCCCTTGACCACGGCATCCGGCACTTCCTTGGACGTGCAGATGGAACCGGGGCTGTAGAACACGATCTTCAGGCGGCCGTTGCTGCGCTTTTCCACTTCCTGCATCCAGGGTTCCCAGACCTGCTGATACACCACATGGTTTTCACGGTAGCCCTCGCTGGTGAACGCGAGTTCATAGGTGCGCTCCGCAGCGGAAGATGCGGCGGGACACAGCAGAGAAAGCGCGAGCAGGGAAAGAAGCAGAGGTCTTTTCATGGTATCCGTCCTTGTTTATGGGTTGCCTTCGCCGGGAAGGAAGAATCAGAAGAACTTGTTGGGCAGCCAGAGAGCTATCTCGGGGAAGATGGTGAGCAGAAGGATGAGGAAGGCTATGCAGAGGAAGAAGAGCCATACATCCCTGAATATGGCGCCCATGGGGATATCCTTGGCCATGGAACTTATGCCGAACACGTTGATGCCCACAGGCGGCGTGATGACGGCCATTTCCGTAAGCAGCACGATGATGACGCCGAACCACACGGGGTCGAACTGAAGAGCCTGTATGGTGGGGAAGATGGTGGGCAGAGTGAGCAGAAGAAGGGGCAGCACGTTCATCATGCAGCCCATGATGATGTAGAAGACGATGATCACGAGCAGAATGATGTGTCTGTCGACCTCCAGCCCGGCCGCGTACTGAGCCAGGGTGACGGTGAGACGGGTGTAGGCGATGAATACGCCAAGAAGCGCCACGCACATGAGGATGAACAGCAGCTTGCCCGCAATATACACCGTGCTTATGAGGCATTCCCTGGTCTGCTGCCAGCTGATGCGCCGGGCGGCGAGGGAGAAGATCCACACGGCCACGGAACCGATGGCGCCCGCTTCCGTAGCGCTGAAGAAACCGGCGAGAATGCCGCCCATGATGATGACGATGAGGCAGAGGATGGGCAGAATGCCGGACAGGGAGGACACCTTTTCCCTCATGCTGTGACGTTCGCCGCGCGGCAGAAGTTCAGGATGCCGGTATGCGGTGACAAGCAGCACGAGAATGAACAGGGAAGAGAGAATGATGCCCGGAATGACGCCCGCCATGAAGAGTCTGCCGGTGGAGGTTTCCGTCACGATGGCGTAGATGATGAAGCTCAGACTCGGGGGAATGAGCACGCCCAGCGTGCCGCCGCAGGCCAGCGTGGCGCAGGAGAAGGCGGGATTGTAGCCGTGACGGCGCATTTCCGGCAGCGCCACGGAGGCCATGGTCACGCCGCAGGCCAGAGAGTCGCCGCAGATGGCGGCGAACCCCGCGCAGCCGATGATGCTCGCGATGCCGAGGGAAGCGGGAGTACGCCCCATCCAGATGCGGGCGGCCTTGAACATGTCGGCGCTGATGCCGGACACCAGCGAAAGTTCGCCCATGAGGCAGAACAGCGGAACCACGGCGAGAGTGGCGGAAAAGGCCGAGTTGTAGGAGGTCATGCTCAGGGTGTTGAAATGGGTGATGACGTCGGGCCTCAGGCACAGGAGTCCTATGAAGCCGGAAATACCCATGGCGTATCCCAGAGGAAAGCCTATGAACAGCACCAGCATGAAGAAGAGAATGCCGAACACGCCGAGCTGCGCGCGGGAAGGAAAGATGCCGAAGTATTCCAGCACCCACGGAAGAAGCGCAACGAACACGGTGACGGCGAAAACGGCGGGAATGAACCAGGCCACGCCGTCCCTGACGAAGCCCGTAAAGCAGCGCAGCGTCTTGATGAGCAGGGTGAGGGCGAAGACGGCCATGCAGAAACCGAAGAACATCATGGGGATGAACAGCGGAATATGCAGGATGGACGTGACTTCCCCGCCGCCCGTCTTCTCGAAAGCGAGCACCAGAATCTCCCAGCCCAGGGTGGAGAAGAAGACCAGTCCCATGAATTCAAAGAGTCCGTCGAGGAAGGCCTTCACCTTCGGTGAAAAATGCTGGTAGAAAAAGTCGATGGAAATATGCCGGTCGCGGCAGGAAATGACGATCATGCCGGAAACGGCGAGAGAACCCATCATGAGTTCCTGTATCTCATAGGCGCCGGGAAAATATGATCCCACATAGCGAAGAAGCACGTCCACGGTGACGGGCACGGCAAGAAGCACCAGAGACACCGCGCCGATGACCAGGGCGACCTTGTGGATAAGCGTCATCATAGGTTCAAAAAGACCTTCGGCCTTGGTTTCTGCTGCTGTCATAGGCGGCTCCTGTCGGTAACAAGTTCGGCACATATATCAGAGAAGGGGAGACGCATGTCCTGCGGCGCTGTCCGGCGCTGCCTGCCGGAAAAATCCGGGCAGGAAACGGAACCGCGCCTCGTCCGTCGGAGAGGCTTTCCGCAGGACTCTCGCCCCGTGGCCCTCTGCCCCATGCCGGTACCCGCTCCGCAAGGGGCGGATACGGCACGGGACGCATTCCGCATTCCGCGGAAGGTCAGGGCTTCAGATTCAGAAGACGGGCGGCGTTGCCGCTCAGGGAAAGTTCCAGAGCTTCGGGCTCCCAGGCTTTTTCCTTCCACCGCCGTACGGCTTCCTCAAGCCCGCGCACGGGGTAGGAGCTGGCAAAAAGAACCTGCTTCTTCAACGCGGTGTTGAAGGCGGGCATGACGTCGACGGACGGCATGAACGGCAGATAGAAGAAGAAGTCCGGCACCCAGTACAGGTTGGGATACTTGAAGGATACCGCCGCCATGGAAATGAAATGCGGCCAGCAGGCATGAGGAATGAGAAACGGCGTGTTTCTGTATCTGGAAACCACATGCTCAAGGCGCAACGGGTCGGAATAGCTGAGATCGGGGCCGAGCAGATAGCTCATGGTGATCATGACGAACACGCCCAGAGACTCCGCCGTTTCATAGACGGGGTCCAGCCGGGGGTCGTCGCAGTAGCAGGGTTCGGAACACCAGCCCGGTTCGATGGAAATACCGCGCATCCCCAGTTCCCTGACGCTGCGTTCCGCGATCTTCGGCGCCGCCGGATCGAGGGCGTCCAGAGCGGCCACGCCGAAGAGCCGTCCCCTGTAACGGTTGACCAGCTCATACACCACTTCAGGGCTGACGTAGCCCTTGCTGAAGGTGCTGGAACTTGTGGAAGCCCTGCCGGACACCACCGCATAATCGATGCCCGCCGCGTCCATTTCATCCATGAATACGGAAATGTCTCTGGTCTGAACCGAACGGGGCGGAATATAACCGTACATCTGGCCCGGATATTCCGGGTCGAATCCCGAAGATCTGACATCGAAGGGGCCCATGGACAGAAATTCCCCGAAAGGCGGACGGATACGGAAATCAATAATCATAACGCGGTCCTGCAATCCATAGAAGACGAAAGTGACATGTACTGCGAACACTACCCAGATTTGATATGACATTAGCTAGGCTCAGGACTCATTACTTGCCAAAAGGATAAGAAGTTCTTATTGTCGGCATAGGGAGGATGCCATGAAGGAACTTTTTTATCTTTCTCATGAACAGATTGCTCGTATCAAACGCTACTTTCCACGTTCCCATGGCATTCCGAGAGTCGATGACAGACGTGTCATCAGCGGCATTATCTATGTCATCAAGCACGGCCTGCAATGGAAAGATGCTCCGCGCGAGTATGGACCATACAAAACTCTCTACAATCGTTTTATCCGCTGGAGCCGATTGGGTGTCTTTAACAGGATTTTTGCGGAGCTTGTTGAGCAAAACGGCTCCACAACACGCTTGATGATTGATGCCACACATCTCAAGGCACACAGGACAGCAGCAAGTTTGCTGAAAAAAGGGGCCTTTCCCGATGTATCGGACGCACAAAAGGCGGCCTGAATTCAAAACTCCACGCTGTCTGCAATGCCTTCGGTCAACCGTTGGCCTTCCATCTGTCCGGCGGTCAGGTGAGCGATTACAAAGGCGCTGCTGTCCTGCTTGATACTCTGCCGCAGGCCGGGGAGCTTCTGGCGGATAGAGGCTATGATGCCGACTGGTTTCGTCATGCCTTGTCCCGTAAAGGAATCACGCCGTGCATTCCTGGCAGACACAGCCGAAAAACTCCGGTGGTCTATGACAAGGAGGTTTATAAGCAGCGGCACAAGATAGAAATCATGTTTGGCCGACTCAAGGATTGGCGCAGAATAGCCATGCGTTATGACCGTTGTGCACACACGTTCTTTTCGGCCATTTGTCTCGCTGCCATTGTCATCTTTTATATTTAATGAGTCCTGAACCTANCCCGTAAAGGAATCACGCCGTGCATTCCCGGCAGACACAGCCGAAAAACTCCGGTGGTCTATGACAAGGAGGTTTATAAGCAGCGGCACAAGATAGAAATCATGTTTGGCCGACTCAAGGATTGGCGCAGAATAGCCATGCGTTATGACCGTTGTGCACACACGTTCTTTTCGGCCATTTGTCTCGCTGCCATTGTCATCTTTTATATTTAATGAGTCCTGAACCTAAAAAAATAACAAGAAAGAATACGGCGCTGTCTGATACTGGTGTCAATTTTTTCTTGATACCCTTCTCTCCCTGCGGGGAAAAAGCCCTTGAGATAAAAGAGCGCAGGCCGTATAACCACAGGCGAACCCCAAACATAAGGAGACGGACATGGCACTGGATCCCAAACAGCACGCGGACTGGGAGATCGCACAGGATGCGGAAACCCGTATGAAGGACATTTACCGTATCGGCCGGGAGCTCGGCCTTGAAGAGAAGGAACTGCTCCCCTACGGTCACGTCATGGGCAAGGTGGACTACATGTCCGTGCTTTCCCGTCTGGAAGGCCGCCCCAACGGCAAATATGTGGACGTGACGGCCATCACCCCCACTCCGCTCGGCGAAGGCAAGTCCACCACCACCATCGGCCTCGTGCAGGGCCTCGCGCAGCGCGGCAAACGCGTTTCCGCGGCCATTCGTCAGCCTTCCGGCGGCCCCACCATGGGCACCAAGGGTTCCGCGGCCGGCGGCGGCCTTTCCCAGTGCATTCCCCTCACGCAGTATTCCCTGGGCTTCACCGGCGACATCAACGCCGTGACCAACGCCCACAACCTGGCCATGGTGGCGCTCACCTCCCGTATGCAGCACGAACGCAACTACGACGACGAAAAGCTGTTGCGCCTCTCCGGTCAGGAACGCCTGAACATCGATCCCACCAACGTCCGCATGAACTGGGTCATCGACTTCTGCTGCCAGGCCCTGCGCAACGTGGTCATCGGCATGGGCGGCAAGTCCGACGGCTTCATGATGACCTCGCACTTCGATATTTCCGTCTCCTCCGAAGTCATGGCCATTCTTTCCGTGGCGCGCGACCTTAAAGACATGCGCGAAAGACTCGGCCGCATCATCGTGGCCTACGACCGCGCGGGCAAGCCCGTGACCACGGAAGACCTGCAGGTCGCCGGCGCCATGGC contains these protein-coding regions:
- a CDS encoding IS5 family transposase (programmed frameshift), coding for MKELFYLSHEQIARIKRYFPRSHGIPRVDDRRVISGIIYVIKHGLQWKDAPREYGPYKTLYNRFIRWSRLGVFNRIFAELVEQNGSTTRLMIDATHLKAHRTAASLLKKGAFSRCIGRTKGGLNSKLHAVCNAFGQPLAFHLSGGQVSDYKGAAVLLDTLPQAGELLADRGYDADWFRHALSRKGITPCIPGRHSRKTPVVYDKEVYKQRHKIEIMFGRLKDWRRIAMRYDRCAHTFFSAICLAAIVIFYI